A portion of the Adhaeribacter radiodurans genome contains these proteins:
- a CDS encoding porin family protein, with translation MVKYYFSQRLLGIGLAIFLFLITSHVQAQDNNPGPKFGIKGGLNFSQLYVDQPNAEDENAKVGYHFGIFGKVPLTNFLAIQPEVLYSNVGSKITYGGSDFENLFGIEPGEVRFNLNYIQVPVALAINIGPLNVHAGPYLAYLMSANVKDLKTSDLNSNDIKELKTDDFNRLDYGVMGGVGFDVRGLTIGARYNYGMREIGNSGLAGSLTNDSKNSVAQIYIGFGL, from the coding sequence ATGGTAAAATATTATTTTTCTCAAAGATTATTAGGCATAGGTCTTGCTATTTTCTTATTTCTAATTACTAGTCATGTACAAGCACAGGATAATAATCCCGGACCTAAGTTTGGCATTAAAGGCGGACTTAATTTTTCTCAGCTCTATGTAGATCAACCAAATGCCGAGGACGAAAATGCGAAAGTAGGGTATCATTTTGGTATTTTTGGTAAAGTGCCCCTTACCAACTTTTTAGCCATTCAACCAGAAGTTCTTTATTCCAACGTAGGTTCTAAAATTACTTACGGTGGCTCAGACTTCGAAAACCTTTTTGGTATTGAACCCGGAGAAGTGCGGTTTAATTTAAACTATATCCAGGTACCGGTTGCCTTAGCCATCAACATTGGTCCTTTAAACGTGCACGCCGGGCCTTATTTAGCTTATTTAATGTCCGCTAACGTGAAAGACTTGAAAACTTCGGACTTAAATTCAAATGACATTAAAGAGTTAAAGACCGATGATTTTAACCGTTTAGACTACGGAGTAATGGGTGGTGTTGGCTTTGATGTAAGAGGCTTAACTATAGGCGCTCGTTATAACTATGGTATGCGCGAAATTGGTAACAGTGGTTTGGCCGGAAGCTTAACTAATGACTCTAAGAACTCGGTGGCACAGATTTACATTGGTTTTGGGTTGTAA
- a CDS encoding sterol desaturase family protein, with translation MEILFDNMPNPFAYFMPLFALLILGEAYISYREDRELYSFKDSVASTWVGVGAAVFNTVTKAYQVGIFFLFYNTFEPLRIEYLGYDNLGWAWWVWVLCVIGDDFNFYWHHRFCHTIRIFWAAHVVHHSSEKFNLGTAFRNGWTIFLYKPVYWIWMPMLGFHPVLIALCMSFNSIYQFFLHTTLVPRLGLFGKIFNNPWVHQVHHARNIEYLDRNHGGIFLIWDRLFGTYLDKDEQLETQFGVLRPPTGYNPITLNFHEFTDIWKDVRKAKTWRERIMYVWGPPGWSPDGSRKTAKQLQKEWKANQKIH, from the coding sequence ATGGAGATTCTTTTCGATAACATGCCTAATCCTTTTGCCTATTTTATGCCCCTCTTTGCTTTGCTTATTTTGGGTGAGGCATACATCAGTTACCGCGAAGACCGCGAACTTTATTCTTTCAAAGATTCAGTCGCCAGTACCTGGGTTGGCGTAGGAGCCGCAGTGTTTAATACTGTAACGAAGGCTTATCAAGTTGGGATCTTTTTTTTGTTCTACAATACTTTTGAACCGCTTCGCATCGAATACTTGGGCTACGACAATTTAGGTTGGGCCTGGTGGGTTTGGGTGCTTTGCGTAATTGGCGATGATTTTAATTTTTACTGGCACCACCGCTTCTGTCATACCATCCGAATATTCTGGGCGGCGCACGTGGTGCATCATTCTTCGGAAAAATTCAACTTAGGCACGGCCTTTCGCAACGGCTGGACGATTTTCCTTTATAAGCCAGTTTATTGGATCTGGATGCCAATGCTAGGTTTTCACCCGGTATTGATTGCACTGTGCATGTCTTTTAATTCGATATACCAGTTCTTTTTGCATACCACCTTGGTACCCAGATTAGGCTTGTTCGGTAAAATATTTAACAATCCGTGGGTACACCAGGTGCACCATGCCCGCAACATCGAGTATCTGGACCGTAACCACGGGGGTATTTTCCTTATTTGGGATAGGCTATTTGGTACGTATTTAGACAAGGATGAACAACTGGAGACGCAATTCGGCGTATTACGTCCTCCTACGGGGTACAACCCTATTACCCTGAATTTTCATGAATTTACCGATATCTGGAAAGACGTAAGAAAAGCAAAAACCTGGCGCGAAAGAATAATGTACGTGTGGGGCCCACCCGGCTGGAGCCCGGATGGTAGCCGGAAAACGGCCAAGCAGTTACAGAAGGAATGGAAAGCTAACCAGAAAATACATTAG
- a CDS encoding YihY/virulence factor BrkB family protein, whose amino-acid sequence MVIQFKPTWKLIKLTFIKFTQDSPLDSAAIIGFYTIFSLPAVLIIIIRIAGAAFGQEAVRGEVVSQISGIVGQNSAEQIQTIIENASLSPSNTFGTIVGVCTMAFAATTVFVALQNALNAMWEVKAKPGKSWVKLIISRLLSLAMVVSLGFLLVVSLSIEVILGLLNDYIRQAFSGVAIFLVMAGNLLVSFLISTAIFATIFKVLPDVKIRWTNVWIGAIVTAVLFVIGKYGINLYLQYDPLSDTYGAASSMVLLVVWVYYTSIILLLGAEFTLVYSREKDNGIQPAEYAVKKEHTKLDHDI is encoded by the coding sequence ATGGTTATACAATTTAAACCAACCTGGAAATTAATTAAGCTTACTTTTATAAAATTTACCCAGGACAGCCCTCTGGATTCCGCTGCCATCATTGGATTTTATACTATTTTTTCCTTACCAGCGGTACTCATTATTATAATTCGGATAGCTGGTGCTGCCTTTGGTCAGGAAGCCGTTCGTGGGGAAGTAGTCAGCCAAATAAGTGGCATTGTGGGCCAGAATAGTGCCGAGCAAATTCAAACTATTATTGAAAATGCCAGTCTATCGCCTTCCAACACCTTTGGTACCATAGTGGGCGTATGTACCATGGCCTTTGCTGCCACTACAGTATTTGTGGCGTTGCAAAATGCCTTAAACGCGATGTGGGAGGTAAAAGCCAAGCCCGGTAAAAGTTGGGTAAAGTTAATCATCAGCCGGCTTCTTTCCTTAGCCATGGTAGTTAGTTTAGGATTCTTACTGGTGGTATCCTTATCAATCGAAGTTATTTTGGGACTCTTGAACGATTATATCCGGCAAGCTTTTTCGGGTGTTGCCATTTTTTTGGTAATGGCAGGTAATCTATTAGTTTCCTTTTTAATCAGTACGGCTATCTTTGCCACTATTTTTAAGGTTTTACCCGATGTAAAAATACGCTGGACAAATGTATGGATAGGGGCCATTGTTACGGCCGTTCTTTTTGTAATTGGGAAATATGGAATTAATCTTTATTTGCAATACGATCCGTTAAGTGATACTTACGGGGCAGCCAGTTCTATGGTATTATTGGTAGTGTGGGTGTATTATACTTCTATTATTTTGTTGCTCGGAGCAGAATTTACCCTAGTCTATTCTCGGGAAAAAGACAATGGAATACAACCTGCCGAGTATGCCGTAAAAAAAGAACATACTAAATTGGATCACGATATTTAA
- a CDS encoding OmpA family protein — protein sequence MKILLFLLMSSFICFGANAQHNLYYWQVKGYTGLANFYNPNKKGVAYIEPDDNSWYRLEIGRSLGKTLGISAGASFGKIKGLAPQGNSFLTKTQMSTVKLYFYTDNGWLLNPEALISPFFFAGYGISTINQQTNPFLNENSYQQVLPFGLGFKIRLAERWQLDLQAEAIYNVKSFVNEIPAQQNKYNNAFVHTGISLAYNFGFKPSTFKAPRFYANVADTLSLRHSVQAKSAIQPTTNQFTDTIPEQVAPISQKLAKRSTSLETPEKQTVTPRMVIIRDTVVVTDNTNRLTANDSINRQRIIQQNPDTLYVTSKANVNSQNKLADKISEKDKSERNSAHERAIRNREKALEDYDLRTKRATVLRRNQPTPVQKPARTTLPYQQEEPNVTTRQVYPPTNSVYENSRRPTNPVGTNAVVLLVKDRKNLEEANRNNRELRFAFDSLNTVMNQDTALAAQLKRQNTFYDSLDKKVMRYMQDQANLNDSLQQRFVSLQKQLSSAPPTTNVPLEPKPGEENNYNTNVFFTLNSSTIPSQSYNSLLACTAFLKNNPEQKLQLTGYADRTGSASYNLLLSRKRVEAVANFFQLQGIEKERIFIQYFGETNESLQPLGRKVVVRMLN from the coding sequence ATGAAGATACTATTATTCCTTTTAATGAGTAGCTTTATCTGCTTTGGAGCCAATGCCCAGCATAATTTGTATTACTGGCAGGTGAAAGGCTATACTGGACTTGCAAATTTTTATAACCCAAATAAGAAAGGGGTTGCCTATATTGAACCAGATGATAATTCCTGGTATCGGCTGGAAATAGGGAGAAGTTTAGGTAAAACATTGGGTATTTCGGCGGGTGCTTCTTTTGGAAAAATTAAAGGATTAGCACCACAGGGAAATAGCTTTTTAACTAAAACTCAAATGAGTACGGTAAAACTTTACTTTTATACCGATAATGGTTGGCTCTTAAACCCGGAAGCTTTAATTTCTCCGTTCTTTTTTGCGGGATACGGAATTAGTACCATTAATCAGCAAACTAATCCTTTCTTAAATGAGAATAGCTACCAGCAAGTACTACCATTTGGCTTAGGATTTAAAATTCGACTCGCAGAAAGGTGGCAACTCGACTTACAAGCCGAGGCTATTTACAATGTAAAGTCGTTCGTAAACGAAATACCTGCTCAACAAAATAAGTATAATAATGCTTTTGTACATACGGGTATTTCGCTTGCCTATAATTTTGGTTTTAAGCCATCTACCTTTAAAGCTCCCCGTTTTTACGCTAACGTGGCAGATACACTTTCGTTAAGGCATTCTGTTCAAGCAAAAAGTGCTATTCAACCAACCACCAATCAATTTACCGATACTATCCCGGAGCAAGTTGCCCCCATCTCACAGAAACTTGCTAAACGTTCTACTTCCCTAGAAACTCCGGAAAAACAAACCGTAACTCCGAGAATGGTCATTATCCGGGACACTGTAGTAGTAACTGACAATACTAATCGACTAACTGCTAATGATTCTATAAACCGGCAGCGGATTATTCAACAGAATCCCGATACTCTTTATGTTACATCAAAAGCTAATGTTAACTCTCAAAATAAACTGGCTGATAAAATATCCGAAAAGGATAAATCGGAGAGAAATTCAGCTCACGAAAGGGCCATTAGAAACAGAGAAAAAGCTTTGGAAGATTATGATTTAAGAACTAAGCGAGCAACAGTACTTCGGCGAAATCAACCCACGCCTGTACAAAAACCCGCAAGAACCACATTGCCCTACCAGCAAGAAGAACCTAATGTTACTACCAGGCAGGTATATCCACCCACAAATTCGGTATATGAAAATAGCCGACGCCCCACTAATCCGGTGGGTACCAATGCGGTTGTTTTACTCGTTAAGGACCGAAAAAATTTAGAAGAAGCAAATCGAAACAACCGCGAGTTACGCTTTGCCTTTGATTCTTTAAATACGGTTATGAACCAGGATACTGCTTTAGCTGCGCAACTAAAACGTCAAAACACTTTTTATGATTCTCTGGATAAAAAAGTAATGCGGTACATGCAAGACCAGGCTAACTTAAACGACAGTCTACAGCAACGATTCGTGTCACTCCAAAAGCAATTAAGCTCTGCACCACCAACTACGAACGTACCTCTAGAACCAAAACCGGGGGAAGAAAATAATTATAATACAAACGTGTTTTTTACTTTAAACAGTAGCACTATACCATCACAAAGTTACAACAGCTTACTGGCTTGCACGGCTTTTCTGAAAAATAATCCAGAACAAAAACTACAGCTCACGGGCTATGCCGATCGAACCGGATCTGCAAGCTACAACTTATTGTTAAGTCGTAAAAGAGTAGAAGCTGTAGCTAATTTTTTTCAATTGCAGGGTATTGAAAAAGAACGGATTTTTATCCAGTATTTTGGCGAAACAAATGAATCACTACAGCCATTAGGAAGAAAAGTAGTTGTTAGGATGTTAAACTGA
- a CDS encoding transporter associated domain-containing protein produces the protein MEHIQEKIKNSVHSKFPVCEGEFNNIIGTLSTKDFYENLLIHHKSLLEVVKKSIFIAETMYAWDVLALFKKQKQYLGIVVDEFGAAEGIITLNDILEAIVGDIPDLDENNEPDVIKRDATSYLVNGTTPIWELNKGLGNELIPRSDTEYLTLAGFVIHYLSRLPNTGEKFTYNGFEMEIMDKDGTRIDKVLVKKLPS, from the coding sequence TTGGAACATATTCAGGAAAAAATCAAAAATAGCGTTCATTCCAAATTTCCAGTTTGTGAAGGTGAATTCAATAACATCATAGGCACGCTTTCCACTAAAGACTTTTATGAGAATCTGCTCATCCACCATAAATCCTTGTTAGAAGTAGTAAAAAAATCCATATTCATTGCGGAAACCATGTATGCCTGGGATGTTTTAGCTTTATTTAAAAAACAAAAGCAGTACCTAGGGATTGTAGTAGATGAATTTGGGGCTGCCGAAGGCATTATTACCTTAAATGACATACTGGAAGCCATTGTAGGAGATATTCCAGACTTAGATGAAAACAATGAACCGGATGTTATTAAACGCGATGCTACTTCTTATTTAGTAAACGGAACTACCCCGATTTGGGAGTTAAACAAAGGATTGGGTAATGAACTTATTCCCCGATCCGATACCGAATACTTAACATTAGCAGGATTTGTCATTCATTATTTAAGTCGCTTACCGAATACGGGAGAAAAGTTCACCTACAATGGTTTTGAAATGGAAATTATGGATAAAGATGGTACTAGGATTGATAAAGTCTTAGTAAAAAAATTGCCATCCTAA
- a CDS encoding MarC family protein, which translates to MIAAIVGFLVMLNPFALFLYLRPIMSDLSDDDFRSVFIKASSISFGIFLGFLLLGDLVFKEVFRINFESFRIFGGIVLFSFAYILIVQGKKGFIQIKGDLHDLASEIALPFMVGAGTISLTVLMSEQLVLWQGVLSLVIIMLINFAIIMGMKSIRNAMHSKKLQIAFDKNMELLLRINGFFLGAIGVDMVVTGISNLVLTGVEK; encoded by the coding sequence ATGATTGCAGCTATCGTTGGTTTTTTGGTTATGCTTAACCCTTTTGCACTCTTTCTTTACTTGAGACCTATTATGAGCGATTTGTCTGATGATGATTTTCGATCAGTATTTATAAAAGCCAGCAGCATTTCCTTTGGCATTTTTCTTGGATTTCTACTGCTGGGTGACCTTGTTTTTAAGGAAGTGTTCCGCATTAATTTCGAATCATTCCGCATATTCGGAGGCATTGTACTCTTTTCGTTCGCCTATATCTTAATTGTGCAGGGCAAAAAAGGATTTATCCAGATAAAAGGAGACCTCCATGATTTGGCATCGGAAATCGCTTTGCCTTTTATGGTGGGCGCAGGTACTATTTCGCTGACGGTACTGATGTCTGAGCAGCTGGTATTGTGGCAAGGCGTACTATCGCTGGTTATTATCATGCTGATCAACTTTGCCATCATCATGGGCATGAAAAGCATCCGCAACGCCATGCACTCTAAAAAGCTGCAAATCGCTTTTGATAAAAATATGGAACTCCTCCTGCGCATCAATGGCTTTTTTCTGGGGGCGATAGGGGTTGATATGGTTGTGACAGGAATAAGCAACCTGGTGTTAACAGGAGTGGAGAAATGA
- a CDS encoding site-2 protease family protein: MFGWQDIPKFVLAFFLVLPVISFLHEVGHVFFAWLMGGKNIKLTVGSGDVLFRLGLLEVRKYYFWYGHCSFDSLIRNQRLANIFIFSGGVLFNALTAVLVMYLVQAGTVEAGMLTYQFTYFSMYYIFFAVLPMPYPDGSYSDGKVILDLIRNKPHLADTVYRITWSEDKRQWQVLDANKIVMETLKEESTAIERAQQIAKSNRPSRVIQSKEGQEMEIGNYPKVPL; encoded by the coding sequence ATGTTTGGATGGCAAGATATACCGAAGTTTGTGCTGGCCTTTTTCCTGGTGCTCCCCGTAATTTCCTTTTTACACGAGGTAGGCCATGTTTTTTTTGCCTGGCTCATGGGAGGTAAAAATATTAAGTTAACCGTTGGTTCGGGAGATGTACTTTTTCGCTTAGGCTTGCTGGAGGTACGGAAATACTATTTTTGGTATGGCCATTGCTCTTTCGATAGTCTGATACGCAATCAGCGCTTGGCTAACATCTTCATCTTTTCAGGAGGAGTTCTTTTCAATGCATTAACAGCCGTACTAGTAATGTACCTGGTACAAGCAGGTACCGTAGAGGCGGGTATGTTAACTTACCAGTTTACCTACTTCTCTATGTATTATATCTTTTTTGCGGTTCTGCCAATGCCTTACCCGGATGGCTCTTACAGCGATGGCAAAGTCATCCTGGATCTGATAAGAAACAAGCCGCACCTAGCTGATACTGTTTACAGAATTACCTGGAGTGAGGATAAGAGGCAATGGCAGGTGCTTGATGCTAACAAAATAGTAATGGAAACTTTAAAGGAAGAGAGTACTGCTATTGAACGGGCGCAGCAAATAGCAAAAAGTAATCGCCCAAGCCGGGTGATTCAGTCGAAGGAGGGCCAGGAAATGGAGATAGGCAATTATCCCAAGGTGCCTTTATAA